The Leucobacter sp. UCMA 4100 genome window below encodes:
- a CDS encoding nuclear transport factor 2 family protein, with protein sequence MKAFQEAVEARDFAAIEALLADDVVFVSPVAFTPYPGKKITIAILKQVIQVLEGFTYERVLGEEGARDQGLVFTATVQGKSITGCDFLRFNDEGLISEFMVMVRPLSAAQALAEEMGARFEQIKADAAS encoded by the coding sequence ATGAAAGCATTTCAAGAGGCCGTTGAGGCTCGAGACTTCGCCGCGATCGAGGCGCTGCTCGCCGACGACGTCGTGTTTGTGAGCCCCGTCGCCTTCACGCCGTACCCCGGCAAGAAGATCACGATCGCCATCCTGAAGCAGGTCATTCAGGTGCTCGAGGGCTTCACCTACGAGCGCGTGCTCGGCGAAGAGGGCGCGCGCGATCAGGGGCTCGTGTTCACTGCAACGGTGCAGGGCAAGAGCATCACGGGCTGTGACTTTTTGCGCTTCAACGACGAGGGGCTCATCAGCGAGTTCATGGTTATGGTGCGGCCGCTGAGTGCGGCTCAGGCGCTCGCCGAAGAGATGGGCGCGCGCTTCGAGCAGATCAAGGCCGACGCCGCCTCATGA
- a CDS encoding aminotransferase, giving the protein MTKKERSRWMLARPEVSTNDILACAHEAYGVRGEAQELGSQQDRNFMVRPVEGPGALIKVNHPAVPESVLSLQWSVSDRLRARGVLSPRVLTTSQGKRSTTITNEAGEVLRVCAFELVDGATIADSSDIDGALAEELGLLTAETLLALEGYDNPDAERAIQWELSQARTVVEQLIDDLPDERRERCLEATVRADETIAALRGELPMQIIHGDLTSDNIMRASDGTKWVIDLGDTVQSWRAAELAVLLADLIGRTGDMAIVARAVSGFSRKISLTDAETAALWPLVVLRGAVLAVSGWSQLRIDPQNDYARERIEHEWEVFERALAFDTETVTAQLRLAAGKPHRAGLAYAEAIAGMREAAVIDLGLRSEALDRGRWAAPGVEAELAREALATAPVAIMRFGESRLSRVSTDVMSPAATKARCIDVWARPGIAVRAPFAGTVTAADGAVTLRDCGVTLRFEGIEVGVEGGQKVASGEVIGRLRTTPTGASSVRIMRSMFGEQPGEAFGASGEEYETQASADPSVLLGVSPVEDPVVLLRAERLRRDRSMGGAAERYYENPPQMERGWNTLLIDTEGRSYLDMVNNVTAIGHSHPRLGDAVGRQLHLLNTNSRFLYEAYAEFAEKLLEHSPDPSLDTVIPVNSGSEAIDLALRLAQVATGRRDVITAREGYHGWTMASDAVSTSAFDNPDALASRPDWVHLVDAPNSYRGPHRGADAGAKYARQVADVAKTLSNEGRPPAAFICEPVLGNAGGVMPPEGYLAEAYEGIRAQGGLAIADEVQVGYGRLGKAFWGSTMQGAVPDILAVAKAAGNAFPLGIVITRREIVDALRSEGMFFSSAGGAPASAIAGSAVLDVIRDERLQENAERVGAYLTEQVEALADRFPIIGTVHGSGLYQGVELVRDRETLEPATEETAWVCERLLDHGVIMQATSERQNVLKVKPPLTLTEADAATFLRALALTLEELEAKGAEA; this is encoded by the coding sequence GTGACGAAGAAGGAACGCTCTCGGTGGATGCTCGCGAGGCCCGAGGTCAGCACGAACGACATTCTTGCGTGCGCGCATGAGGCGTACGGGGTTCGGGGCGAGGCCCAGGAGCTCGGCAGCCAGCAAGACCGCAACTTCATGGTGCGCCCCGTCGAGGGGCCCGGGGCGCTCATTAAGGTCAACCACCCCGCGGTGCCCGAAAGCGTGCTCTCCCTCCAGTGGTCGGTGTCAGACCGTTTGCGCGCTCGGGGAGTCTTGAGCCCCAGGGTGCTCACAACGAGCCAGGGGAAACGCAGCACGACGATCACGAACGAGGCCGGTGAAGTGCTGCGGGTTTGCGCGTTTGAGCTCGTCGACGGCGCCACGATCGCCGACTCGAGCGACATTGATGGCGCGCTCGCCGAAGAGCTGGGTCTGCTCACCGCCGAGACGCTCTTGGCGCTTGAAGGCTACGACAATCCAGACGCCGAGCGGGCGATTCAGTGGGAGCTGAGCCAGGCGAGAACCGTCGTCGAACAGCTCATCGATGACCTGCCCGACGAGCGCCGCGAGCGCTGCCTCGAGGCGACGGTGCGGGCCGACGAGACCATCGCCGCGCTGCGGGGCGAGCTCCCGATGCAGATCATTCATGGCGACCTCACGAGCGACAACATTATGCGCGCGTCAGACGGCACGAAGTGGGTCATCGACCTCGGCGACACAGTGCAATCGTGGCGTGCGGCCGAGCTCGCAGTGCTGCTCGCCGACCTCATCGGCCGCACCGGCGACATGGCGATCGTCGCTCGAGCGGTGAGCGGGTTCAGCCGCAAGATATCCCTCACCGACGCCGAGACGGCCGCGCTGTGGCCGCTCGTGGTGCTGCGGGGTGCGGTGCTCGCGGTCAGCGGGTGGAGCCAGCTGCGCATTGATCCGCAGAATGACTATGCGCGCGAGCGCATCGAGCACGAGTGGGAGGTGTTCGAGCGCGCCCTCGCCTTTGACACCGAGACCGTGACCGCGCAGTTGCGCCTCGCGGCGGGTAAGCCGCACCGCGCTGGCCTCGCGTACGCCGAGGCGATCGCGGGCATGCGCGAGGCTGCCGTCATTGACCTTGGGCTTCGCAGCGAGGCGCTCGATCGGGGCCGCTGGGCAGCTCCCGGCGTCGAGGCCGAGCTCGCCCGCGAGGCGCTCGCGACCGCGCCCGTTGCGATCATGCGGTTTGGTGAGAGCCGGCTCTCACGGGTTTCAACCGACGTCATGAGCCCCGCCGCCACGAAGGCCCGCTGCATCGATGTGTGGGCGAGGCCGGGAATCGCCGTGCGCGCGCCGTTTGCGGGCACGGTCACCGCGGCTGATGGCGCCGTCACGCTTCGCGATTGCGGCGTCACCCTGCGCTTTGAGGGCATCGAGGTTGGCGTCGAGGGCGGCCAGAAGGTCGCCTCAGGCGAGGTGATCGGTCGGCTGCGCACCACACCCACGGGAGCGAGCAGCGTGCGCATCATGCGTTCGATGTTCGGCGAGCAGCCGGGCGAGGCCTTCGGCGCCTCGGGCGAGGAGTACGAAACCCAGGCTTCGGCAGATCCCTCGGTGCTGCTTGGCGTGAGCCCGGTCGAAGATCCGGTCGTGCTGCTGCGGGCCGAGCGCCTGCGCCGCGACCGCTCGATGGGCGGCGCGGCCGAGCGCTACTACGAGAACCCGCCGCAGATGGAACGCGGTTGGAACACGCTTCTCATCGACACCGAGGGGCGCTCGTACCTCGACATGGTCAACAACGTCACCGCCATCGGCCACTCGCACCCGCGCCTGGGCGACGCAGTTGGCCGGCAGCTGCACCTGCTCAATACCAACTCCCGGTTTCTCTATGAGGCGTATGCCGAGTTTGCCGAGAAACTGCTTGAGCACTCGCCCGACCCTTCGCTTGACACCGTGATTCCCGTCAACAGCGGATCGGAGGCGATCGACCTCGCCCTGCGCCTCGCGCAGGTTGCGACGGGTCGCCGCGACGTGATCACCGCCCGCGAGGGGTATCACGGCTGGACGATGGCGTCAGACGCCGTAAGCACCTCGGCGTTCGACAACCCCGATGCGCTCGCCTCCAGGCCCGACTGGGTGCACCTCGTCGACGCGCCGAACAGTTACCGTGGCCCGCATCGCGGCGCCGACGCTGGCGCCAAGTATGCCCGCCAGGTCGCAGACGTCGCCAAAACGCTGAGCAATGAGGGGCGACCTCCCGCAGCGTTTATTTGCGAGCCGGTGCTCGGGAACGCGGGCGGGGTCATGCCGCCCGAGGGGTACCTCGCTGAGGCGTACGAGGGCATTCGCGCGCAGGGCGGTCTCGCGATCGCCGATGAGGTGCAGGTGGGCTACGGCCGCCTCGGCAAGGCCTTCTGGGGATCGACGATGCAGGGCGCGGTGCCCGACATTCTCGCAGTCGCGAAGGCTGCGGGCAACGCGTTCCCGCTCGGAATCGTGATCACCCGGCGCGAGATCGTTGACGCGCTGCGCAGCGAGGGCATGTTTTTCTCGTCGGCGGGAGGGGCGCCCGCGAGCGCGATTGCTGGCTCGGCGGTGCTCGATGTGATTCGTGACGAGCGCCTGCAAGAGAACGCCGAACGGGTGGGGGCCTACCTAACCGAACAGGTCGAGGCGCTCGCCGACCGCTTCCCGATCATCGGCACAGTGCACGGCAGTGGGCTCTACCAGGGAGTCGAACTCGTGCGTGATCGCGAGACGCTCGAACCCGCGACCGAAGAGACCGCCTGGGTGTGCGAGCGGCTGCTCGACCACGGCGTGATCATGCAGGCAACCTCTGAGCGGCAAAACGTACTCAAGGTGAAGCCGCCACTCACGCTCACCGAGGCCGATGCCGCGACCTTCCTGCGTGCACTCGCCCTCACGCTTGAAGAGCTCGAAGCGAAGGGTGCCGAGGCCTAG
- a CDS encoding Lrp/AsnC family transcriptional regulator, which produces MQQETPEELDAIDRALITALQDDGRLGYAELGTLVGLTPGGARKRVIRLEQRGILQVVGVTDPLKLGYHSMAMVGIVADGDLEVVARALDALDSVIYVVLTAGRYDLLAEVIATDQEALFQVINSELRGIEGVTRVETFTYYGIRTHRFGWGTR; this is translated from the coding sequence ATGCAACAGGAGACGCCCGAAGAACTCGACGCCATCGACCGCGCCCTCATCACGGCGCTGCAAGACGACGGGCGCCTCGGCTACGCCGAACTCGGCACCCTCGTGGGCCTCACCCCGGGCGGCGCGCGCAAGCGAGTCATCAGGCTTGAGCAGCGCGGCATACTGCAAGTGGTCGGCGTCACCGATCCGCTCAAACTCGGCTACCACAGCATGGCCATGGTCGGCATCGTTGCCGATGGCGACCTCGAGGTCGTCGCCCGGGCGCTCGACGCGCTCGACAGCGTCATTTACGTCGTGCTCACGGCCGGCCGCTACGACCTGCTCGCAGAGGTCATCGCGACCGACCAGGAGGCTCTCTTTCAGGTGATCAACAGCGAGCTTCGGGGCATCGAGGGCGTCACCCGGGTCGAAACCTTCACCTACTACGGCATTCGCACCCACCGCTTCGGGTGGGGCACCCGCTAG
- a CDS encoding copper resistance CopC/CopD family protein, producing the protein MRLTRVRREQRPLHTAGALLATALSALLLVLGFGASPALAHADLLGTVPEDGAVLDETPTMIELNYNEPVQLIDEAMRLYTSDGTQTVLNATTHNATVHVELPESLPEGAYTLSYRIVSADGHPVGGVLSFQVGDGDFAEPEITASQAEATSTEVIVSVLTGLQYFGLLALAGIIMFGAFIAPNRASPAGRSAPATASPQMRRLALGVTVTAGIASLVLIPASGARVAGKAFASYVPGSGSIDFLSSNEWLPSVTWPVVATAAAAVGFGLIACFAARVQGRAARVTALVAAGLALASPVLVGHTQTVQPIAAMIVADLGHLAAGAFWLGGVLGLLLVFAELRRVRTSTDPTASVAGAIDTVERFSRLAPWSVAVLALSGGLMGVLILGSVKALFTTGYGLLLIAKLALLLIVVAVAAYNRFSLLPRIARHDEPERRAQQLRSVLRIEAVVLIAILAVTGFLTNSSPNESTPPGGESAPTASEPQRFETESQGLTVRGEISPGRSGENELTFALEYEGEEVTVEEVTVEARLPAEDLGPLTATATRDEQAGDYAATLSLPLDGEWKVQLIVRIDTYTQPIAVVPVTIGG; encoded by the coding sequence ATGCGCCTCACCCGAGTGAGGCGCGAGCAGCGCCCCCTGCACACCGCGGGGGCGCTGCTCGCCACAGCCCTCAGCGCGCTCCTGCTCGTACTCGGCTTCGGCGCTTCGCCGGCCCTCGCCCACGCCGACCTCTTGGGCACCGTACCTGAAGACGGGGCGGTGCTCGATGAGACTCCGACGATGATCGAGCTCAACTACAACGAGCCGGTGCAGCTCATCGACGAGGCGATGCGACTGTACACGAGCGACGGAACCCAGACCGTGCTGAACGCCACGACGCACAACGCCACCGTGCACGTCGAGCTGCCAGAGTCACTGCCAGAGGGCGCCTACACGCTCTCGTACCGCATTGTCTCGGCTGACGGGCACCCGGTCGGCGGCGTGCTCAGCTTTCAGGTGGGCGACGGCGACTTCGCCGAACCTGAGATCACCGCGTCGCAGGCCGAGGCGACGAGCACCGAGGTCATCGTTTCGGTTCTCACGGGGCTGCAGTACTTCGGCCTGCTCGCACTCGCTGGCATCATCATGTTCGGCGCATTCATCGCTCCGAACCGAGCATCGCCAGCTGGTCGCAGCGCTCCCGCCACCGCATCGCCCCAGATGCGGCGTCTCGCGCTCGGTGTCACCGTGACGGCGGGCATCGCGAGCCTCGTGCTCATTCCGGCCTCGGGAGCGAGGGTCGCTGGTAAGGCCTTCGCCTCGTATGTTCCGGGCAGCGGATCGATCGACTTCTTGTCGTCGAATGAGTGGCTCCCCTCGGTCACCTGGCCCGTCGTCGCGACCGCGGCGGCCGCGGTCGGCTTCGGGCTTATCGCGTGCTTCGCGGCTCGAGTGCAGGGGCGAGCGGCCAGGGTGACGGCGCTCGTCGCGGCGGGGCTGGCCCTTGCCTCTCCCGTGCTCGTGGGTCACACCCAAACGGTGCAGCCCATCGCGGCGATGATCGTGGCCGATCTCGGTCACCTCGCGGCCGGGGCCTTCTGGCTTGGCGGCGTGCTCGGGCTGTTGCTCGTCTTCGCCGAGCTGCGTCGGGTGCGAACGTCGACCGATCCCACCGCGAGCGTTGCTGGCGCGATCGACACGGTCGAACGTTTCTCACGGCTTGCCCCGTGGAGCGTCGCGGTGCTCGCCCTCAGTGGCGGCCTCATGGGCGTGCTCATTCTCGGCTCGGTGAAGGCCCTCTTCACCACCGGGTACGGGCTGCTGCTCATCGCGAAACTCGCGCTGCTGCTCATCGTGGTGGCCGTGGCGGCGTACAACCGATTCTCGCTGCTGCCGCGCATCGCGCGTCACGATGAGCCGGAGCGCAGAGCGCAGCAACTGCGTTCGGTGCTTCGCATCGAGGCGGTCGTACTCATCGCGATTCTCGCGGTCACGGGGTTTCTCACCAATTCGAGCCCGAACGAGTCGACGCCACCTGGCGGCGAGTCAGCTCCCACGGCCTCAGAACCACAGCGCTTTGAGACCGAGTCTCAGGGCCTCACGGTTCGTGGCGAGATTTCGCCGGGCAGAAGCGGCGAGAACGAGCTGACATTCGCCCTCGAGTACGAGGGCGAGGAAGTCACGGTCGAAGAGGTAACCGTCGAGGCTCGGCTCCCAGCCGAAGATCTCGGCCCGCTGACCGCAACGGCCACCCGCGACGAGCAGGCTGGCGATTACGCGGCAACGCTCTCGCTGCCTCTCGACGGGGAGTGGAAGGTGCAGCTCATCGTGCGCATCGACACCTACACCCAGCCCATCGCGGTCGTACCGGTCACGATCGGAGGGTAG
- a CDS encoding NADPH-dependent 2,4-dienoyl-CoA reductase, protein MSTTTFPHLMAPLDLGHVTLPNRVLMGSMHVGLEEAPDGFHRMAEFYRERARGGAALIVTGGIAPNEAARPYPGGAKLTTSEEAAEHRVVTNAVHEEGGLIALQILHFGRYAHHPGLVAPSALQAPISAHVPHALTSAEVEATIDDFVRCALLAREAGYDGVEVMGSEGYLINEFIAPGTNQREDEWGGSFENRVRFPVEIVRRIREAVGEDFIVVYRLSMLDLVPGGSTIEEVVELAKLIEAAGASIINTGIGWHEARIPTIATSVPRGAFTWVTKRVMGEVRVPLVTGNRLNTPAAAELVLEHGDADMVSLARPFLADPDFVRKAREGRPDAINTCIGCNQACLDHTFSMKITSCLVNPRACHETELTLAPTKTVKRVAVVGAGPAGLSCAVAAAERGHRVVLFERSAIIGGQLNVALQVPGKGEFAETLRYFQYRIDELGIEVRLSTEATTEVLEGFDDVVLATGVKPRTPEIQGIDHPSVLGYLDVLRDKREVGQSVAILGAGGIGFDVAQFLTGPEKLTATAEEFSEQWGVDRDYAGRGGITQPQHETPARSVALLQRKITKVGAGLGKTTGWIHRTELRHRGVQMIAGAEYLSVGDDGLHVRIGDETHLLEVDNVVLCTGQEPNRDLAAACADRGIEATVIGGANVASELDAKRAIDEGTRLAARL, encoded by the coding sequence ATGTCAACGACGACTTTCCCTCACCTCATGGCGCCGCTCGATCTCGGGCACGTGACGCTGCCAAACCGTGTGCTCATGGGCTCGATGCACGTCGGGCTCGAAGAGGCGCCCGACGGGTTTCACCGCATGGCAGAGTTTTACCGGGAGCGGGCCCGCGGTGGCGCGGCGCTCATCGTGACCGGTGGCATAGCCCCGAACGAGGCGGCGAGGCCGTACCCCGGCGGTGCGAAGCTCACGACCAGCGAAGAGGCGGCCGAGCATCGGGTGGTGACGAATGCCGTGCACGAAGAGGGCGGCCTCATCGCGCTGCAAATTCTGCACTTCGGGCGCTACGCGCACCACCCGGGCCTGGTTGCGCCGAGCGCATTGCAGGCGCCGATCTCGGCACACGTTCCGCACGCGCTCACGAGCGCCGAGGTTGAGGCGACGATCGACGACTTCGTGCGCTGCGCACTGCTCGCCCGCGAGGCAGGCTACGACGGCGTCGAGGTTATGGGCTCAGAGGGCTACCTCATCAACGAATTCATCGCCCCGGGCACGAACCAGCGCGAAGATGAGTGGGGCGGATCGTTCGAAAATCGCGTGCGCTTTCCCGTCGAAATCGTGCGTCGCATTCGCGAGGCCGTGGGCGAAGACTTCATTGTCGTGTACCGGCTCTCGATGCTCGATCTGGTGCCCGGCGGATCAACGATCGAAGAGGTCGTCGAACTCGCGAAGCTCATCGAGGCGGCCGGAGCCAGCATCATTAACACGGGCATCGGGTGGCACGAGGCGCGCATTCCGACGATTGCGACCTCGGTTCCGCGCGGCGCGTTTACCTGGGTGACGAAGCGAGTGATGGGTGAGGTTCGGGTGCCGCTCGTCACGGGCAACCGTCTCAACACCCCGGCGGCGGCAGAGCTCGTGCTCGAGCACGGTGACGCCGATATGGTGTCGCTCGCGAGGCCGTTTCTTGCCGACCCTGATTTCGTGCGCAAGGCTCGCGAGGGTAGGCCCGACGCGATTAACACGTGCATCGGCTGTAATCAGGCCTGCCTCGACCACACCTTCTCGATGAAGATCACCTCGTGCCTCGTGAACCCGAGGGCCTGCCACGAGACCGAGCTCACCCTCGCACCCACGAAAACCGTGAAGCGCGTCGCGGTTGTCGGCGCGGGACCGGCGGGGCTCAGTTGCGCGGTCGCGGCGGCCGAGCGCGGGCACCGGGTGGTGCTCTTTGAGCGCTCGGCGATCATTGGCGGGCAGCTCAATGTCGCGCTCCAGGTGCCCGGCAAGGGCGAGTTCGCCGAGACGCTTCGCTACTTCCAGTACCGCATCGATGAGCTCGGCATCGAGGTGCGGCTCTCGACCGAGGCGACCACCGAGGTGCTCGAGGGCTTCGACGATGTCGTGCTCGCGACCGGCGTGAAACCGCGCACCCCCGAGATTCAGGGCATCGACCATCCCTCGGTACTCGGCTACCTCGACGTGCTACGCGATAAGCGCGAGGTGGGGCAGAGCGTTGCCATTTTGGGTGCTGGCGGTATCGGCTTCGACGTCGCACAGTTTCTCACCGGCCCCGAGAAGCTCACGGCCACGGCCGAAGAGTTCAGCGAGCAGTGGGGTGTTGACCGGGACTACGCGGGGCGCGGCGGCATCACGCAGCCACAGCACGAGACCCCGGCGCGGTCGGTTGCTCTGCTGCAGCGCAAGATCACGAAGGTTGGTGCGGGGCTCGGCAAGACCACGGGGTGGATTCACCGAACCGAGCTGCGTCACCGCGGCGTGCAGATGATTGCCGGCGCCGAGTACCTGAGCGTGGGCGACGACGGCCTGCACGTGCGCATCGGTGACGAGACGCACCTGCTCGAGGTCGACAACGTTGTGCTGTGCACGGGGCAGGAGCCCAACCGAGACCTCGCGGCCGCGTGCGCCGATCGGGGCATCGAGGCAACGGTCATTGGCGGCGCCAACGTCGCCTCTGAGCTCGACGCGAAGCGCGCGATTGACGAAGGAACCAGGCTCGCCGCCCGGTTGTAA